One stretch of Argiope bruennichi chromosome 3, qqArgBrue1.1, whole genome shotgun sequence DNA includes these proteins:
- the LOC129963367 gene encoding putative neutral sphingomyelinase, translating into MKMDLKLNIFTLNCWGIVGISRHRKERMEAIANHIASSDYDFVFLQEIWSQTDFQMICKKAADILPYSYYFHSGVLGSGVCILSKSVIVDAAQYQYSLNGYAHKILHGDWYGGKVVGLCKVLHHGLKINLYVTHLHAEYDTFHDQYLPHRVAQAFEFSQYVQHTSETADLSIVAGDFNTESTDLPYKIIIHNSGCLDTYCTQKEIHTVDNTCIRTTCGHPDNIYTSSKELNHCPTGKRIDYILYKCGSGTYAECLSCETPLGKIPDSSVPYSDHEAVVAKLHIFKSIDAPKQQDNPRARLEAIDSSHIILRKSLKELRNNRLMFILISCLLLALLLVTTLIEEIGVFGILVIVLQFIATLLLAFCLWMALIVNKMEYSAIMSACKAMEVLTNSLMNEYNDKLSMDFISPVIPQEII; encoded by the exons ATGAAGAtggatttaaaactgaatatattcaCGTTAAATTGCTG GGGCATTGTTGGTATCAGTAGACATAGAAAAGAACGGATGGAAGCAATAGCAAATCATATTGCCTCCTCTGACTATGATTTTGTCTTTCTGCAAgaa ATATGGAGCCAAACGGATTTTCAAATGATTTGCAAGAAAGCTGCTGATATCTTGCCATATTCTTATTACTTTCATAG TGGAGTGCTTGGTAGTGGTGTTTGCATATTATCAAAAAGTGTTATTGTTGATGCTGCACAATATCAATACTCACTTAATGGCTATGCGCATAAAATTTTGCACGGTGATTGGTATGGAGGCAAAGTTGTGGGATTATGCAAAGTTCTTCATcatggtttaaaaataaatttatatgttactCAT TTGCATGCAGAGTATGATACATTCCATGATCAATATTTGCCACACAGAGTAGCTCAGGCATTTGAATTTAGCCAGTATGTACAACATACATCTGAAACAGCTGATTTAAGTATAGTAGCCGGTGATTTTAATACAGAATCTACTGATCTCCCATACAAAATAATCATTCATAATTCTGGTTGTCTGGATACATACTGTACTCAAAAAGAGATTCATACTGtg GATAACACTTGCATAAGAACCACTTGTGGCCATCCAGATAATATCTATACAAGCAGCAAAGAGCTTAATCACTGTCCAACAGGGAAAAGAATAGATTATATATTGTACAAATGTGGTAGTG gtaCCTATGCGGAGTGTTTGTCCTGTGAAACTCCTTTAGGTAAAATTCCAGATAGCTCTGTGCCATATTCTGATCACGAAGCTGTTGTTGCTAAACTTCATATCTTTAAATCAATTGATG CTCCGAAGCAGCAAGATAACCCCAGAGCCCGCCTTGAAGCTATAGATAGCAGTCACATTATCCTGCGAAAGAGCTTGAAAGAATTGCGAAATAATCGACTTATGTTCATCCTTATCAGCTGTCTATTATTGGCCCTTCTCTTGGTCACAACTCTGATTGAAGAAATTGGTGTATTTGGCATTCTAGTAATTGTTCTCCAATTCATAGCTACTCTTCTTCTAGCCTTTTGTCTATGGATGGCTCTAATAgtcaataaaatggaatatagTGCAATTATGTCAGCTTGTAAAGCTATGGAAGTATTGACCAATTCATTAATGAATGAGTATAATGATAAACTTTCTATGGATTTTATATCCCCGGTTATACCTCAAGAAATCATATAA